The following are from one region of the Stigmatella ashevillena genome:
- a CDS encoding NAD(P)-dependent oxidoreductase: MRRPLPEEIRISVTGRGNEVTYGPSRPVVPPQEAELPVLIFGAAGRTGRILVDQAVGLGHRVTAFARDLKNLPAPHARLRLMQGSVEDADAVAAAMKDQTVVLCALGPTGRKDREAIAQGTQNIVTAMREHHVRRLIYMPFHEQGNGWGPSALFEKLMGTLRARKTPEGWQHRVAVIRESPLEWVIVRPTRLTDGPAGKQYQVSIDQSKVPLRISRADVADFMLEQLRSPRFVRKSPVIGG, encoded by the coding sequence ATGAGGCGGCCTCTGCCAGAGGAGATCCGCATCTCGGTGACAGGGCGTGGGAACGAGGTGACCTATGGCCCCAGCAGGCCCGTGGTTCCTCCCCAGGAGGCGGAACTGCCCGTGCTCATCTTTGGCGCCGCGGGCCGGACAGGGCGGATTTTGGTGGACCAGGCGGTCGGCCTGGGACACCGGGTCACCGCCTTCGCGCGTGACTTGAAGAACCTTCCTGCGCCCCATGCACGGCTGCGGCTCATGCAGGGAAGTGTCGAGGACGCAGACGCGGTGGCCGCGGCCATGAAGGATCAAACCGTCGTTCTCTGCGCGCTGGGCCCTACGGGGAGGAAGGACCGTGAGGCCATTGCCCAGGGCACGCAGAACATCGTCACGGCGATGCGGGAGCACCATGTCCGACGGCTCATCTACATGCCCTTTCATGAGCAGGGGAACGGCTGGGGTCCCTCGGCGCTCTTCGAGAAGCTCATGGGGACGTTGCGCGCCCGGAAGACTCCAGAGGGCTGGCAGCACCGGGTCGCGGTGATCCGGGAGAGCCCACTCGAGTGGGTCATCGTCCGGCCCACGCGGCTCACGGATGGTCCCGCTGGGAAGCAGTACCAAGTTTCCATTGATCAATCCAAGGTGCCGCTCCGCATCTCCCGGGCCGACGTGGCCGACTTCATGCTCGAGCAGCTCCGCTCCCCGCGGTTCGTCCGCAAGTCGCCTGTCATCGGCGGCTGA